The proteins below are encoded in one region of Calditerrivibrio sp.:
- the alaS gene encoding alanine--tRNA ligase, with product MVSGKEIRERFLKYFEKHGHRVVDSSSLVPHNDPTLLFTNAGMNQFKDLFLGLEKRDYNKAVTCQKVVRAGGKHNDLENVGRTARHHTFFEMLGNFSFGDYFKKEAIEYAWEFLTVELGLPKEKLFVSIYYDDEEAFKIWNEVIGVPTEKILRRGEKDNFWAMGDTGPCGPCSEIHIDLGPDAGCKRPDCNPDCDCDRHLELWNLVFMQFDRSFDGKLTPLPKPSIDTGMGLERITAVCQGKTSNYDTDLIKPIIDFTADLANKKYGVSEKDDVSFRVIADHSRSTTFLIADGVIPSNEGRGYVLRRIMRRAMRHGKMLGFDDSFFYRVCEYVVDFMGDHYIELKDKKDYISKMVAFEEKRFSRTLDVGLKMIEDIMEKNRDTKEISGVDIFRLYDTYGFPTDLLQDIAEDYGYKLDMIGFEKEMTIQQERAKKNWAGSGEERIPEIYKRLSHLKTEFKGYEDFSLDGSIIAIIRGEQEVESAVEGEEVDIVLNETPFYPEGGGQMGDTGTLTNGQALATVRDTKKIAGIIVHKATIRKGFLKLNDVVVANIDTQKRFATARNHTATHLLHRALQMVLGDHVRQAGSLVNDEKLRFDFSHFEGLSRENIYEIERIVNSEIIKNSIVKKEYMSIDDAIRSGAMALFGEKYDKVVRVVEVLGFSKELCGGCHVRQTGEIGFFKIISETSVAAGIRRIEAVTGIRAFDEVTRIYNILDTASSLLKINTDLISTKIQELIDENRALKRELDEIKTKDIMGFLGEVDKYSSDINGIRFVTFKINADDLETVRQLIDNIKNKIKSGVIFIPVINGEKLTFLCGVTKDLTAKLSANILVKEATKITGGGGGGRADFAQAGGKDISKLDEAINHLKNFITSQ from the coding sequence ATGGTATCTGGAAAAGAGATAAGGGAAAGGTTTTTGAAGTATTTTGAAAAGCATGGTCATAGAGTAGTGGATTCTTCATCGCTGGTTCCCCACAATGATCCCACTCTTTTATTTACCAATGCAGGTATGAATCAGTTTAAAGATCTTTTTTTAGGCCTTGAAAAAAGGGACTATAACAAAGCAGTAACATGTCAAAAGGTTGTTAGAGCAGGAGGGAAACACAACGATCTGGAAAATGTAGGCAGGACTGCGAGACACCATACCTTTTTTGAAATGCTCGGTAATTTTTCTTTTGGGGATTACTTCAAAAAAGAAGCCATAGAGTATGCTTGGGAGTTTCTCACAGTGGAGTTGGGGCTTCCCAAGGAAAAGCTGTTTGTTTCCATTTACTACGATGATGAGGAAGCATTTAAAATCTGGAATGAGGTAATTGGTGTCCCCACTGAAAAGATACTAAGACGAGGGGAAAAGGATAATTTTTGGGCTATGGGGGATACTGGACCTTGTGGACCATGCTCGGAAATACATATAGATTTGGGGCCTGATGCTGGGTGTAAGAGACCTGATTGCAATCCAGACTGTGATTGTGATAGGCATCTTGAGCTGTGGAACTTGGTGTTTATGCAGTTTGATAGATCCTTTGATGGTAAACTCACTCCCCTGCCAAAACCGAGTATAGATACAGGTATGGGGTTAGAGAGGATCACAGCTGTGTGCCAAGGAAAGACCTCAAACTACGATACTGATCTCATAAAACCTATCATAGATTTTACTGCTGATCTGGCAAATAAAAAGTATGGGGTCAGTGAAAAGGATGATGTGAGTTTTAGGGTGATAGCTGATCACAGTAGATCCACGACCTTTCTCATAGCAGATGGTGTTATACCTTCTAATGAAGGTAGAGGCTATGTGTTAAGAAGGATAATGAGAAGGGCGATGAGACATGGAAAAATGCTTGGGTTTGATGATTCATTTTTCTATAGGGTTTGTGAATATGTTGTGGATTTTATGGGGGATCATTATATAGAGCTAAAGGACAAAAAGGATTATATCTCTAAAATGGTGGCTTTTGAGGAGAAGAGGTTTTCGAGGACTCTGGATGTTGGCCTTAAAATGATTGAAGATATTATGGAGAAAAATAGGGATACGAAAGAGATATCAGGTGTAGATATTTTTAGATTATATGATACCTATGGTTTTCCTACAGATCTTTTACAAGATATTGCTGAGGATTATGGTTATAAGCTTGATATGATCGGATTTGAAAAAGAGATGACAATTCAGCAGGAAAGGGCAAAAAAGAATTGGGCTGGAAGTGGTGAGGAGAGGATACCAGAGATATACAAAAGATTATCGCATCTAAAGACGGAGTTCAAAGGCTATGAAGATTTTTCTCTAGATGGTAGTATTATTGCTATTATTCGTGGTGAACAAGAAGTGGAAAGTGCTGTAGAAGGTGAAGAGGTGGATATTGTTTTAAATGAAACACCTTTTTATCCTGAAGGTGGTGGTCAAATGGGAGATACAGGAACCTTGACCAATGGGCAGGCACTGGCAACGGTCCGTGATACAAAAAAAATAGCAGGAATTATAGTGCATAAAGCTACTATTAGGAAGGGTTTTCTTAAGTTAAATGATGTAGTTGTTGCTAATATAGATACGCAGAAGAGGTTTGCTACGGCGAGAAATCATACCGCTACCCATTTACTCCACAGAGCACTACAGATGGTTTTAGGAGATCATGTTCGTCAGGCTGGTTCCCTTGTAAATGATGAGAAGCTAAGGTTTGATTTCAGTCATTTTGAGGGTTTGAGTAGAGAGAATATATATGAAATCGAAAGGATTGTAAATTCAGAAATAATAAAAAATTCTATTGTAAAAAAAGAGTATATGTCTATAGATGATGCCATCAGGTCAGGAGCTATGGCTCTTTTTGGAGAGAAATATGATAAGGTTGTGAGGGTTGTGGAGGTACTTGGTTTTTCAAAAGAGTTGTGTGGTGGTTGTCATGTTAGGCAGACAGGGGAGATCGGTTTTTTTAAGATTATATCTGAGACAAGTGTTGCTGCTGGGATTAGGAGGATAGAGGCTGTAACTGGGATTAGGGCTTTCGATGAGGTGACAAGGATATATAATATTTTGGATACGGCTTCTTCTCTTCTCAAGATCAATACAGATTTGATTAGTACCAAGATTCAGGAACTCATAGATGAAAATAGAGCCCTAAAAAGGGAACTGGATGAGATAAAGACTAAAGATATAATGGGCTTTTTAGGTGAAGTGGATAAATATTCTTCTGATATAAATGGCATAAGATTTGTCACATTTAAAATAAATGCCGACGATCTTGAAACAGTAAGGCAACTGATAGATAATATCAAAAATAAAATAAAGTCTGGGGTAATTTTTATCCCTGTAATAAATGGTGAAAAACTGACATTTTTATGTGGAGTAACCAAAGATCTTACAGCTAAATTATCTGCTAATATCTTGGTGAAGGAAGCCACTAAGATAACTGGTGGCGGTGGTGGAGGTCGAGCAGATTTTGCACAGGCAGGTGGTAAGGATATATCTAAATTGGATGAAGCTATAAACCATTTGAAAAATTTTATAACTAGCCAATAA
- a CDS encoding HNH endonuclease, with protein sequence MDNFFISDISEEEIKKERQKARELRKKQWWNTLISKGECYYCGKKVPPKELTMDHIVPLIRGGKSTKGNIVAACKDCNNKKKYMLPIEWEEYLNRIKKES encoded by the coding sequence ATGGACAATTTTTTTATATCTGATATTTCAGAAGAAGAAATTAAAAAAGAGAGACAAAAAGCCAGAGAGCTTAGAAAGAAACAGTGGTGGAATACTCTTATCTCTAAAGGGGAATGCTATTACTGTGGAAAAAAAGTTCCTCCAAAAGAGCTGACTATGGATCATATAGTGCCTTTGATAAGAGGAGGTAAGTCTACAAAAGGGAATATCGTTGCTGCTTGTAAGGATTGTAATAATAAGAAAAAATATATGTTGCCCATTGAATGGGAAGAATATCTTAATAGAATAAAAAAAGAATCATAG
- the pckA gene encoding phosphoenolpyruvate carboxykinase (ATP), whose protein sequence is MEKTEHSGLEAHGFKNLKRIHWNLSTPELYEEIIKRQEGILAHLGPIVVRTGHHTGRSPNDKFIVDDGVYSKDVNWSKDNKPISKENFERIYARIQAYLQTKEVFVQELYAGADKEYQIKVRVITETAWHNLFARNMFIREYDKDKLKDFQPDFTVINVPRFHAIPEIDGTNSETFIILNLEKKVVIIGGTSYAGEIKKSIFTVMNYLLPKKGVLSMHCSANVGKKGDVALFFGLSGTGKTTLSTDPERALVGDDEHGWSDKGIFNIEGGCYAKVIKLSQKSEPDIYECTRKFGTILENVTIDVITRRIDLDDDSLTENTRASYPITHLPNIVPDGIAGIPSNIIFLTYDAFGVLPPVAKLNMNQAMFHFISGYTARVAGTEKGVKEPKSVFSACFGAPFMVHHPSVYAKILGEKMCKYNTKCWLVNTGLTGGPHGIGKRFSIEYTRRIIKSILDNELDNIPFNEDPTFGFLVPTSIPDLPASILNPRNSWEDKSKYDETIQKLARDFKENFQKYKDKIDEEILKGAPKC, encoded by the coding sequence ATGGAAAAAACAGAACACAGCGGTCTTGAGGCACATGGTTTTAAAAACCTAAAGAGGATCCATTGGAACCTCTCCACACCAGAACTATATGAAGAGATTATCAAAAGACAAGAAGGTATTTTAGCCCACTTAGGGCCAATAGTTGTAAGAACAGGCCATCACACAGGTAGATCACCCAACGATAAGTTTATCGTTGATGATGGCGTTTATAGCAAAGATGTAAACTGGTCAAAGGATAACAAACCTATCTCCAAAGAAAATTTCGAAAGGATATATGCAAGAATTCAGGCCTATTTGCAGACAAAAGAGGTTTTTGTTCAGGAGTTGTATGCTGGAGCAGATAAGGAATACCAAATCAAAGTAAGGGTCATCACAGAAACAGCCTGGCACAATCTTTTTGCCAGAAACATGTTTATCAGGGAATATGATAAGGATAAACTTAAGGACTTTCAACCTGATTTTACCGTTATAAATGTACCAAGATTTCATGCAATACCAGAAATAGATGGCACAAATTCGGAAACATTTATCATTTTAAACCTTGAGAAAAAAGTGGTCATCATAGGTGGTACAAGTTATGCCGGCGAAATAAAAAAGTCTATATTTACAGTAATGAATTATCTTCTACCAAAAAAAGGTGTATTATCTATGCACTGCTCTGCAAATGTTGGAAAGAAAGGTGATGTTGCACTCTTTTTCGGATTATCTGGCACAGGTAAAACTACACTTTCCACTGATCCAGAAAGGGCCCTTGTTGGTGATGATGAACATGGTTGGAGTGATAAAGGAATTTTTAATATAGAGGGTGGTTGTTACGCAAAAGTGATAAAACTTTCTCAAAAATCTGAACCAGACATATATGAATGCACTAGAAAATTTGGAACCATACTTGAGAACGTTACCATCGACGTTATAACCAGAAGAATAGATTTAGATGACGATTCCCTTACAGAAAATACAAGGGCATCTTATCCGATAACACATCTACCCAATATCGTCCCAGACGGCATAGCTGGTATACCATCCAATATAATATTTTTAACCTATGATGCTTTTGGAGTGTTGCCCCCAGTGGCAAAACTAAATATGAACCAAGCAATGTTCCACTTTATTTCGGGATATACAGCAAGAGTAGCTGGCACTGAAAAAGGGGTAAAAGAACCCAAATCTGTATTTAGTGCATGCTTTGGTGCCCCTTTTATGGTACACCACCCATCAGTTTATGCCAAAATCCTCGGAGAAAAGATGTGCAAATATAATACCAAATGCTGGTTAGTGAATACAGGGCTTACAGGTGGTCCCCATGGAATTGGTAAAAGGTTCTCAATAGAATACACAAGAAGGATAATCAAATCAATATTGGACAATGAACTGGACAACATCCCTTTTAATGAAGATCCTACATTTGGATTTTTAGTACCGACATCTATACCAGATCTGCCAGCAAGCATTTTAAATCCAAGAAATTCTTGGGAAGATAAGTCTAAGTACGATGAAACGATTCAAAAATTAGCCCGTGATTTTAAAGAGAATTTCCAAAAATATAAAGATAAAATAGATGAAGAGATATTAAAAGGTGCACCAAAATGCTAA